The following proteins are co-located in the Chiroxiphia lanceolata isolate bChiLan1 chromosome 7, bChiLan1.pri, whole genome shotgun sequence genome:
- the RAB3GAP1 gene encoding rab3 GTPase-activating protein catalytic subunit isoform X2, giving the protein MAADSEPESEVFEITDFTTASEWERFISKVEEVLNDWKLIGVSSGKPLEKGIYTTGTWEEKSDEISFADFKFSVTHHYLVQEPSDKDGKEELAEDALPLPMQDLLCMNNDFPPRAHCLVRWYGLREFVVIAPAANNEAVVSESKCNLLLSSISIALGNTGCQVPLFVQIHQKWRRMYVGECQGPGVRTDFEMVHLRKVPSQYTHLSGLLEIFKTKIGCPLTPLPPVSMAIRLTYVLQDWQQYFWPQQPPDIDALVGGEVGGLEFGKLPFGACEDPISELHLATTWPHLAEGIIVDNDVYSDLDPMQAPQWSVRVRKADNPQCLLGDFLTEFFKLCRRKESTDEILGRSAFEEEGKEVADITHALSKLTEPAPVPIHKLSVTNMVHSAKKKIRKHRGVDESPLNNDVLNTILLFLFPDAADKLADGFESRANTSAGNNPPPENEDYNLFSQFKSAPSDSLTYKLALCLCMINFYHGGVKGVAHLWQEFVLEMRYRWENNYLIPGLANGSPDLRCCLLHQKLQMLNCCIERKKARDEGKRGSMSDRSPGASGDGTKGAEHSADNPDKEKEFGKSWESWSDSEDEFFECLSDTEDLKGNGQENGKKGGAKEGNKEPVNLKPEGRLHPHGKLMLLHPGEPLYVPITQEPAPMTEDLLEEQSEVLAKLGTSAEGAHLRARMQSACLLSDMESFKAANPGCCLEDFVRWYSPRDYIEEEVVDEKGNKIIKGELSARMKIPSNMWVEAWETAKPIPARRQKRLFDDTREAEKVLHYLAVQKPADLARHLLPCIIHAAVLKVKDEEAVEDISSVKKIIKQIISHSSKVLRFPNPEDKKLEEIIAQIMSVEAIIARARSLKAKFGVEKCENEEEKEDLQRFVNCLLEQPEVSVVGAGRGPAGSIIHKLFVNAQRVSTVPPLEEELRRSGCAEDRRQGVQSEFPPPTGREVILRSAVPRPAPYSKALPQRMYSVLTREDFRLAGAFSADTTFF; this is encoded by the exons ATGGCGGCGGACAGTGAA CCCGAGTCGGAGGTGTTTGAGATCACGGACTTCACCACCGCCTCCGAGTGGGAGAG atttatttcaaaagtagAAGAAGTATTGAATGACTGGAAACTTATTGGGGTTTCTTCAGGCAAACCTCTAGAAAAG GGTATATACACCACAGGGACATGGGAAGAGAAATCAGATGAAATCTCATTTGCGGACTTCAAATTCTCAGTTACTCACCATTATCTTGTACAAGAACCCAGTGACAAAGATGGGAAAGAAGAGCTGGCAGAAG atgcCCTTCCCCTGCCAATGCAGGACTTGCTGTGCATGAACAATGACTTCCCCCCTCGAGCTCACTGCCTGGTGAGATG GTATGGCTTACGGGAGTTTGTGGTGATTGCTCCTGCTGCAAATAATGAGGCCGTTGTGAGTGAATCCAAGTGTAACCTTTTGCTGAGTTCCATTTCCATTGCGTTGGGGAACACTGGCTG TCAGGTACCACTGTTCGTGCAGATACACCAGAAATGGCGCCGGATGTACGTCGGGGAATGTCAGGGCCCGGGAGTCCGGACTGACTTCGAAATGGTCCATCTGCGCAAGGTGCCCAGCCAGTACACTCACTTATCAGGGCTGCTGGAGATCTTCAAAACCAAGATT GGGTGCCCTCTAACACCACTGCCTCCCGTTAGCATGGCTATCCGGCTGACCTACGTGCTCCAGGACTGGCAGCAGTACTTCTGGCCTCAGCAGCCACCAG ATATAGATGCCCTAGTTGGGGGAGAAGTTGGAGGCCTTGAATTTGGGAAGTTACCATTTGGTGCCTGTGAGGATCCTATTAG TGAGCTCCATTTAGCTACTACCTGGCCCCACCTGGCAGAGGGCATAATTGTGGACAATGATGTGTATTC ggACCTGGATCCTATGCAAGCCCCGCAATGGTCTGTGAGAGTCAGAAAAGCAGATAACCCTCAGTGTCTACTGG GTGACTTCCTTACCGAATTCTTCAAGCTCTGCCGTCGGAAGGAGTCGACTGATGAGATCCTTGGGAGATCTGCAtttgaagaggaaggaaaag agGTTGCTGACATTACCCATGCCTTGTCCAAGCTCACAGAGCCAGCACCAGTCCCAATCCATAAATTATCAGTCACAAATATGGTTCacagtgcaaagaaaaaaatccgCAAGCACAGAGGTGTGGACGAGTCGCCTTTAAACAATGACGTGCTGAACACCATTCTACTG ttctTGTTTCCTGATGCTGCTGACAAACTTGCAGATGGATTTGAAAGCAGAGCCAACACTTCAGCAGGAAACAATCCTCCTCCAGAGAATGAAGATTAT AATCTCTTCAGTCAGTTTAAATCTGCTCCCTCTGACAGTCTGACCTACAAATTAGCTCTGTGTCTTTGTATGATAAACTTCTACCATGGAGGAGTAAAAGGGGTGGCACATCTTTGGCAAGAGTTTGTGTTGGAAATGCGCTACAGATGGGAGAACAACTACCTCATTCCAGG ATTAGCTAATGGCTCTCCAGATCTGAGATGTTGTTTACTGCATCAGAAACTCCAG ATGTTAAATTGTTGCattgaaaggaagaaagcaagagatgaggggaaaagggggagcaTGTCTGATCGTTCACCTGGGGCTTCTGGTGATGGCACAAAAGGAGCAGAACACTCTGCAGATAACCCTgataaggaaaaggaatttgGCAAGTCTTGGGAATCATGGAGTGACAGTGAAGATGAATTTTTTGAATGTCTAAGTGACACAGAAGACCTCAAAGGAAATGgacaggaaaatggaaagaaaggaggagcaAAAGAAGGCAACAAAGAGCCTGTGAACTTAAAACCAGAAGGTCGTCTGCATCCACACGGGAAGCTGATGCTGCTGCATCCTGGAGAGCCTCTCTACGTTCCAATAACACAG GAACCAGCACCCATGACTGAGGATTTGCTGGAGGAGCAGTCTGAGGTGCTGGCAAAGCTGGGAACCTCAGCAGAAGGTGCTCACCTCCGGGCACGGATGCAGAGTGCCTGTCTGCTCTCAGACATGGAGTCTTTTAAG GCAGCGAATCCCGGCTGTTGCCTGGAGGACTTTGTGAGGTGGTACTCCCCTCGGGATTACATcgaggaggaggtggtggatgAGAAGGGGAATAAAATCATCAAGGGTGAGCTGAGCGCCCGGATGAAGATTCCCAGCAACATGTGGGTGGAGGCCTGGGAGACGGCAAAGCCCATCCCAGCGCGGAGGCAGAAGAGACTCTTCGATGACACCAGGGAGGCAGAGAAG GTGCTTCATTACCTTGCAGTTCAGAAACCAGCTGACCTTGCAAGGCACCTCCTGCCTTGCATCATCCATGCAGCTGTACTCAAGGTAAAGGATGAAG AAGCAGTAGAAGATATCTCTTCAGTCAAGAAGATAATCAAGCAGATAATATCTCATTCCAGCAAAGTACTACGGTTCCCCAATCCAGAGGACAAGAAGTTGGAA GAGATCATCGCTCAGATTATGAGTGTGGAAGCGATCATTGCCAGGGCAAGgtctctgaaagcaaaatttggTGTAGAGAAGTGTGAAaatgaggaggagaaagaagatcTACAAAG ATTTGTAAACTGTctcctggagcagccagaggTGTCAGTTGTGGGTGCAGGAAGAGGACCTGCTGGCAGCATCATTCACAAGCTGTTTGTGAATGCTCAGAGG GTTTCGACTGTTCCACcgctggaggaggagctgcgGCGCTCGGGCTGTGCGGAGGATCGCAGGCAGGGGGTGCAGTCGGAGTTCCCTCCGCCCACGGGCCGGGAGGTGATCCTGCGCTCGGCCGTGCCCCGGCCCGCGCCCTACTCCAAGGCGCTGCCGCAGCGCATGTACAGCGTCCTCACCAGGGAGGATTTCCGCCTGGCGGGGGCCTTCTCCGCCGACACCACCTTCTTCTGA
- the RAB3GAP1 gene encoding rab3 GTPase-activating protein catalytic subunit isoform X3 — translation MQDLLCMNNDFPPRAHCLVRWYGLREFVVIAPAANNEAVVSESKCNLLLSSISIALGNTGCQVPLFVQIHQKWRRMYVGECQGPGVRTDFEMVHLRKVPSQYTHLSGLLEIFKTKIGCPLTPLPPVSMAIRLTYVLQDWQQYFWPQQPPDIDALVGGEVGGLEFGKLPFGACEDPISELHLATTWPHLAEGIIVDNDVYSDLDPMQAPQWSVRVRKADNPQCLLGDFLTEFFKLCRRKESTDEILGRSAFEEEGKEVADITHALSKLTEPAPVPIHKLSVTNMVHSAKKKIRKHRGVDESPLNNDVLNTILLFLFPDAADKLADGFESRANTSAGNNPPPENEDYNLFSQFKSAPSDSLTYKLALCLCMINFYHGGVKGVAHLWQEFVLEMRYRWENNYLIPGLANGSPDLRCCLLHQKLQMLNCCIERKKARDEGKRGSMSDRSPGASGDGTKGAEHSADNPDKEKEFGKSWESWSDSEDEFFECLSDTEDLKGNGQENGKKGGAKEGNKEPVNLKPEGRLHPHGKLMLLHPGEPLYVPITQEPAPMTEDLLEEQSEVLAKLGTSAEGAHLRARMQSACLLSDMESFKAANPGCCLEDFVRWYSPRDYIEEEVVDEKGNKIIKGELSARMKIPSNMWVEAWETAKPIPARRQKRLFDDTREAEKVLHYLAVQKPADLARHLLPCIIHAAVLKVKDEEAVEDISSVKKIIKQIISHSSKVLRFPNPEDKKLEEIIAQIMSVEAIIARARSLKAKFGVEKCENEEEKEDLQRFVNCLLEQPEVSVVGAGRGPAGSIIHKLFVNAQRLTESSDEVSTVPPLEEELRRSGCAEDRRQGVQSEFPPPTGREVILRSAVPRPAPYSKALPQRMYSVLTREDFRLAGAFSADTTFF, via the exons ATGCAGGACTTGCTGTGCATGAACAATGACTTCCCCCCTCGAGCTCACTGCCTGGTGAGATG GTATGGCTTACGGGAGTTTGTGGTGATTGCTCCTGCTGCAAATAATGAGGCCGTTGTGAGTGAATCCAAGTGTAACCTTTTGCTGAGTTCCATTTCCATTGCGTTGGGGAACACTGGCTG TCAGGTACCACTGTTCGTGCAGATACACCAGAAATGGCGCCGGATGTACGTCGGGGAATGTCAGGGCCCGGGAGTCCGGACTGACTTCGAAATGGTCCATCTGCGCAAGGTGCCCAGCCAGTACACTCACTTATCAGGGCTGCTGGAGATCTTCAAAACCAAGATT GGGTGCCCTCTAACACCACTGCCTCCCGTTAGCATGGCTATCCGGCTGACCTACGTGCTCCAGGACTGGCAGCAGTACTTCTGGCCTCAGCAGCCACCAG ATATAGATGCCCTAGTTGGGGGAGAAGTTGGAGGCCTTGAATTTGGGAAGTTACCATTTGGTGCCTGTGAGGATCCTATTAG TGAGCTCCATTTAGCTACTACCTGGCCCCACCTGGCAGAGGGCATAATTGTGGACAATGATGTGTATTC ggACCTGGATCCTATGCAAGCCCCGCAATGGTCTGTGAGAGTCAGAAAAGCAGATAACCCTCAGTGTCTACTGG GTGACTTCCTTACCGAATTCTTCAAGCTCTGCCGTCGGAAGGAGTCGACTGATGAGATCCTTGGGAGATCTGCAtttgaagaggaaggaaaag agGTTGCTGACATTACCCATGCCTTGTCCAAGCTCACAGAGCCAGCACCAGTCCCAATCCATAAATTATCAGTCACAAATATGGTTCacagtgcaaagaaaaaaatccgCAAGCACAGAGGTGTGGACGAGTCGCCTTTAAACAATGACGTGCTGAACACCATTCTACTG ttctTGTTTCCTGATGCTGCTGACAAACTTGCAGATGGATTTGAAAGCAGAGCCAACACTTCAGCAGGAAACAATCCTCCTCCAGAGAATGAAGATTAT AATCTCTTCAGTCAGTTTAAATCTGCTCCCTCTGACAGTCTGACCTACAAATTAGCTCTGTGTCTTTGTATGATAAACTTCTACCATGGAGGAGTAAAAGGGGTGGCACATCTTTGGCAAGAGTTTGTGTTGGAAATGCGCTACAGATGGGAGAACAACTACCTCATTCCAGG ATTAGCTAATGGCTCTCCAGATCTGAGATGTTGTTTACTGCATCAGAAACTCCAG ATGTTAAATTGTTGCattgaaaggaagaaagcaagagatgaggggaaaagggggagcaTGTCTGATCGTTCACCTGGGGCTTCTGGTGATGGCACAAAAGGAGCAGAACACTCTGCAGATAACCCTgataaggaaaaggaatttgGCAAGTCTTGGGAATCATGGAGTGACAGTGAAGATGAATTTTTTGAATGTCTAAGTGACACAGAAGACCTCAAAGGAAATGgacaggaaaatggaaagaaaggaggagcaAAAGAAGGCAACAAAGAGCCTGTGAACTTAAAACCAGAAGGTCGTCTGCATCCACACGGGAAGCTGATGCTGCTGCATCCTGGAGAGCCTCTCTACGTTCCAATAACACAG GAACCAGCACCCATGACTGAGGATTTGCTGGAGGAGCAGTCTGAGGTGCTGGCAAAGCTGGGAACCTCAGCAGAAGGTGCTCACCTCCGGGCACGGATGCAGAGTGCCTGTCTGCTCTCAGACATGGAGTCTTTTAAG GCAGCGAATCCCGGCTGTTGCCTGGAGGACTTTGTGAGGTGGTACTCCCCTCGGGATTACATcgaggaggaggtggtggatgAGAAGGGGAATAAAATCATCAAGGGTGAGCTGAGCGCCCGGATGAAGATTCCCAGCAACATGTGGGTGGAGGCCTGGGAGACGGCAAAGCCCATCCCAGCGCGGAGGCAGAAGAGACTCTTCGATGACACCAGGGAGGCAGAGAAG GTGCTTCATTACCTTGCAGTTCAGAAACCAGCTGACCTTGCAAGGCACCTCCTGCCTTGCATCATCCATGCAGCTGTACTCAAGGTAAAGGATGAAG AAGCAGTAGAAGATATCTCTTCAGTCAAGAAGATAATCAAGCAGATAATATCTCATTCCAGCAAAGTACTACGGTTCCCCAATCCAGAGGACAAGAAGTTGGAA GAGATCATCGCTCAGATTATGAGTGTGGAAGCGATCATTGCCAGGGCAAGgtctctgaaagcaaaatttggTGTAGAGAAGTGTGAAaatgaggaggagaaagaagatcTACAAAG ATTTGTAAACTGTctcctggagcagccagaggTGTCAGTTGTGGGTGCAGGAAGAGGACCTGCTGGCAGCATCATTCACAAGCTGTTTGTGAATGCTCAGAGG CTGACTGAATCTTCTGATGAG GTTTCGACTGTTCCACcgctggaggaggagctgcgGCGCTCGGGCTGTGCGGAGGATCGCAGGCAGGGGGTGCAGTCGGAGTTCCCTCCGCCCACGGGCCGGGAGGTGATCCTGCGCTCGGCCGTGCCCCGGCCCGCGCCCTACTCCAAGGCGCTGCCGCAGCGCATGTACAGCGTCCTCACCAGGGAGGATTTCCGCCTGGCGGGGGCCTTCTCCGCCGACACCACCTTCTTCTGA
- the RAB3GAP1 gene encoding rab3 GTPase-activating protein catalytic subunit isoform X4 has protein sequence MAADSEPESEVFEITDFTTASEWERFISKVEEVLNDWKLIGVSSGKPLEKGIYTTGTWEEKSDEISFADFKFSVTHHYLVQEPSDKDGKEELAEDALPLPMQDLLCMNNDFPPRAHCLVRWYGLREFVVIAPAANNEAVVSESKCNLLLSSISIALGNTGCQVPLFVQIHQKWRRMYVGECQGPGVRTDFEMVHLRKVPSQYTHLSGLLEIFKTKIGCPLTPLPPVSMAIRLTYVLQDWQQYFWPQQPPDIDALVGGEVGGLEFGKLPFGACEDPISELHLATTWPHLAEGIIVDNDVYSDLDPMQAPQWSVRVRKADNPQCLLGDFLTEFFKLCRRKESTDEILGRSAFEEEGKEVADITHALSKLTEPAPVPIHKLSVTNMVHSAKKKIRKHRGVDESPLNNDVLNTILLFLFPDAADKLADGFESRANTSAGNNPPPENEDYNLFSQFKSAPSDSLTYKLALCLCMINFYHGGVKGVAHLWQEFVLEMRYRWENNYLIPGLANGSPDLRCCLLHQKLQMLNCCIERKKARDEGKRGSMSDRSPGASGDGTKGAEHSADNPDKEKEFGKSWESWSDSEDEFFECLSDTEDLKGNGQENGKKGGAKEGNKEPVNLKPEGRLHPHGKLMLLHPGEPLYVPITQEPAPMTEDLLEEQSEVLAKLGTSAEGAHLRARMQSACLLSDMESFKAANPGCCLEDFVRWYSPRDYIEEEVVDEKGNKIIKGELSARMKIPSNMWVEAWETAKPIPARRQKRLFDDTREAEKVLHYLAVQKPADLARHLLPCIIHAAVLKKQ, from the exons ATGGCGGCGGACAGTGAA CCCGAGTCGGAGGTGTTTGAGATCACGGACTTCACCACCGCCTCCGAGTGGGAGAG atttatttcaaaagtagAAGAAGTATTGAATGACTGGAAACTTATTGGGGTTTCTTCAGGCAAACCTCTAGAAAAG GGTATATACACCACAGGGACATGGGAAGAGAAATCAGATGAAATCTCATTTGCGGACTTCAAATTCTCAGTTACTCACCATTATCTTGTACAAGAACCCAGTGACAAAGATGGGAAAGAAGAGCTGGCAGAAG atgcCCTTCCCCTGCCAATGCAGGACTTGCTGTGCATGAACAATGACTTCCCCCCTCGAGCTCACTGCCTGGTGAGATG GTATGGCTTACGGGAGTTTGTGGTGATTGCTCCTGCTGCAAATAATGAGGCCGTTGTGAGTGAATCCAAGTGTAACCTTTTGCTGAGTTCCATTTCCATTGCGTTGGGGAACACTGGCTG TCAGGTACCACTGTTCGTGCAGATACACCAGAAATGGCGCCGGATGTACGTCGGGGAATGTCAGGGCCCGGGAGTCCGGACTGACTTCGAAATGGTCCATCTGCGCAAGGTGCCCAGCCAGTACACTCACTTATCAGGGCTGCTGGAGATCTTCAAAACCAAGATT GGGTGCCCTCTAACACCACTGCCTCCCGTTAGCATGGCTATCCGGCTGACCTACGTGCTCCAGGACTGGCAGCAGTACTTCTGGCCTCAGCAGCCACCAG ATATAGATGCCCTAGTTGGGGGAGAAGTTGGAGGCCTTGAATTTGGGAAGTTACCATTTGGTGCCTGTGAGGATCCTATTAG TGAGCTCCATTTAGCTACTACCTGGCCCCACCTGGCAGAGGGCATAATTGTGGACAATGATGTGTATTC ggACCTGGATCCTATGCAAGCCCCGCAATGGTCTGTGAGAGTCAGAAAAGCAGATAACCCTCAGTGTCTACTGG GTGACTTCCTTACCGAATTCTTCAAGCTCTGCCGTCGGAAGGAGTCGACTGATGAGATCCTTGGGAGATCTGCAtttgaagaggaaggaaaag agGTTGCTGACATTACCCATGCCTTGTCCAAGCTCACAGAGCCAGCACCAGTCCCAATCCATAAATTATCAGTCACAAATATGGTTCacagtgcaaagaaaaaaatccgCAAGCACAGAGGTGTGGACGAGTCGCCTTTAAACAATGACGTGCTGAACACCATTCTACTG ttctTGTTTCCTGATGCTGCTGACAAACTTGCAGATGGATTTGAAAGCAGAGCCAACACTTCAGCAGGAAACAATCCTCCTCCAGAGAATGAAGATTAT AATCTCTTCAGTCAGTTTAAATCTGCTCCCTCTGACAGTCTGACCTACAAATTAGCTCTGTGTCTTTGTATGATAAACTTCTACCATGGAGGAGTAAAAGGGGTGGCACATCTTTGGCAAGAGTTTGTGTTGGAAATGCGCTACAGATGGGAGAACAACTACCTCATTCCAGG ATTAGCTAATGGCTCTCCAGATCTGAGATGTTGTTTACTGCATCAGAAACTCCAG ATGTTAAATTGTTGCattgaaaggaagaaagcaagagatgaggggaaaagggggagcaTGTCTGATCGTTCACCTGGGGCTTCTGGTGATGGCACAAAAGGAGCAGAACACTCTGCAGATAACCCTgataaggaaaaggaatttgGCAAGTCTTGGGAATCATGGAGTGACAGTGAAGATGAATTTTTTGAATGTCTAAGTGACACAGAAGACCTCAAAGGAAATGgacaggaaaatggaaagaaaggaggagcaAAAGAAGGCAACAAAGAGCCTGTGAACTTAAAACCAGAAGGTCGTCTGCATCCACACGGGAAGCTGATGCTGCTGCATCCTGGAGAGCCTCTCTACGTTCCAATAACACAG GAACCAGCACCCATGACTGAGGATTTGCTGGAGGAGCAGTCTGAGGTGCTGGCAAAGCTGGGAACCTCAGCAGAAGGTGCTCACCTCCGGGCACGGATGCAGAGTGCCTGTCTGCTCTCAGACATGGAGTCTTTTAAG GCAGCGAATCCCGGCTGTTGCCTGGAGGACTTTGTGAGGTGGTACTCCCCTCGGGATTACATcgaggaggaggtggtggatgAGAAGGGGAATAAAATCATCAAGGGTGAGCTGAGCGCCCGGATGAAGATTCCCAGCAACATGTGGGTGGAGGCCTGGGAGACGGCAAAGCCCATCCCAGCGCGGAGGCAGAAGAGACTCTTCGATGACACCAGGGAGGCAGAGAAG GTGCTTCATTACCTTGCAGTTCAGAAACCAGCTGACCTTGCAAGGCACCTCCTGCCTTGCATCATCCATGCAGCTGTACTCAAG AAGCAGTAG
- the RAB3GAP1 gene encoding rab3 GTPase-activating protein catalytic subunit isoform X1 translates to MAADSEPESEVFEITDFTTASEWERFISKVEEVLNDWKLIGVSSGKPLEKGIYTTGTWEEKSDEISFADFKFSVTHHYLVQEPSDKDGKEELAEDALPLPMQDLLCMNNDFPPRAHCLVRWYGLREFVVIAPAANNEAVVSESKCNLLLSSISIALGNTGCQVPLFVQIHQKWRRMYVGECQGPGVRTDFEMVHLRKVPSQYTHLSGLLEIFKTKIGCPLTPLPPVSMAIRLTYVLQDWQQYFWPQQPPDIDALVGGEVGGLEFGKLPFGACEDPISELHLATTWPHLAEGIIVDNDVYSDLDPMQAPQWSVRVRKADNPQCLLGDFLTEFFKLCRRKESTDEILGRSAFEEEGKEVADITHALSKLTEPAPVPIHKLSVTNMVHSAKKKIRKHRGVDESPLNNDVLNTILLFLFPDAADKLADGFESRANTSAGNNPPPENEDYNLFSQFKSAPSDSLTYKLALCLCMINFYHGGVKGVAHLWQEFVLEMRYRWENNYLIPGLANGSPDLRCCLLHQKLQMLNCCIERKKARDEGKRGSMSDRSPGASGDGTKGAEHSADNPDKEKEFGKSWESWSDSEDEFFECLSDTEDLKGNGQENGKKGGAKEGNKEPVNLKPEGRLHPHGKLMLLHPGEPLYVPITQEPAPMTEDLLEEQSEVLAKLGTSAEGAHLRARMQSACLLSDMESFKAANPGCCLEDFVRWYSPRDYIEEEVVDEKGNKIIKGELSARMKIPSNMWVEAWETAKPIPARRQKRLFDDTREAEKVLHYLAVQKPADLARHLLPCIIHAAVLKVKDEEAVEDISSVKKIIKQIISHSSKVLRFPNPEDKKLEEIIAQIMSVEAIIARARSLKAKFGVEKCENEEEKEDLQRFVNCLLEQPEVSVVGAGRGPAGSIIHKLFVNAQRLTESSDEVSTVPPLEEELRRSGCAEDRRQGVQSEFPPPTGREVILRSAVPRPAPYSKALPQRMYSVLTREDFRLAGAFSADTTFF, encoded by the exons ATGGCGGCGGACAGTGAA CCCGAGTCGGAGGTGTTTGAGATCACGGACTTCACCACCGCCTCCGAGTGGGAGAG atttatttcaaaagtagAAGAAGTATTGAATGACTGGAAACTTATTGGGGTTTCTTCAGGCAAACCTCTAGAAAAG GGTATATACACCACAGGGACATGGGAAGAGAAATCAGATGAAATCTCATTTGCGGACTTCAAATTCTCAGTTACTCACCATTATCTTGTACAAGAACCCAGTGACAAAGATGGGAAAGAAGAGCTGGCAGAAG atgcCCTTCCCCTGCCAATGCAGGACTTGCTGTGCATGAACAATGACTTCCCCCCTCGAGCTCACTGCCTGGTGAGATG GTATGGCTTACGGGAGTTTGTGGTGATTGCTCCTGCTGCAAATAATGAGGCCGTTGTGAGTGAATCCAAGTGTAACCTTTTGCTGAGTTCCATTTCCATTGCGTTGGGGAACACTGGCTG TCAGGTACCACTGTTCGTGCAGATACACCAGAAATGGCGCCGGATGTACGTCGGGGAATGTCAGGGCCCGGGAGTCCGGACTGACTTCGAAATGGTCCATCTGCGCAAGGTGCCCAGCCAGTACACTCACTTATCAGGGCTGCTGGAGATCTTCAAAACCAAGATT GGGTGCCCTCTAACACCACTGCCTCCCGTTAGCATGGCTATCCGGCTGACCTACGTGCTCCAGGACTGGCAGCAGTACTTCTGGCCTCAGCAGCCACCAG ATATAGATGCCCTAGTTGGGGGAGAAGTTGGAGGCCTTGAATTTGGGAAGTTACCATTTGGTGCCTGTGAGGATCCTATTAG TGAGCTCCATTTAGCTACTACCTGGCCCCACCTGGCAGAGGGCATAATTGTGGACAATGATGTGTATTC ggACCTGGATCCTATGCAAGCCCCGCAATGGTCTGTGAGAGTCAGAAAAGCAGATAACCCTCAGTGTCTACTGG GTGACTTCCTTACCGAATTCTTCAAGCTCTGCCGTCGGAAGGAGTCGACTGATGAGATCCTTGGGAGATCTGCAtttgaagaggaaggaaaag agGTTGCTGACATTACCCATGCCTTGTCCAAGCTCACAGAGCCAGCACCAGTCCCAATCCATAAATTATCAGTCACAAATATGGTTCacagtgcaaagaaaaaaatccgCAAGCACAGAGGTGTGGACGAGTCGCCTTTAAACAATGACGTGCTGAACACCATTCTACTG ttctTGTTTCCTGATGCTGCTGACAAACTTGCAGATGGATTTGAAAGCAGAGCCAACACTTCAGCAGGAAACAATCCTCCTCCAGAGAATGAAGATTAT AATCTCTTCAGTCAGTTTAAATCTGCTCCCTCTGACAGTCTGACCTACAAATTAGCTCTGTGTCTTTGTATGATAAACTTCTACCATGGAGGAGTAAAAGGGGTGGCACATCTTTGGCAAGAGTTTGTGTTGGAAATGCGCTACAGATGGGAGAACAACTACCTCATTCCAGG ATTAGCTAATGGCTCTCCAGATCTGAGATGTTGTTTACTGCATCAGAAACTCCAG ATGTTAAATTGTTGCattgaaaggaagaaagcaagagatgaggggaaaagggggagcaTGTCTGATCGTTCACCTGGGGCTTCTGGTGATGGCACAAAAGGAGCAGAACACTCTGCAGATAACCCTgataaggaaaaggaatttgGCAAGTCTTGGGAATCATGGAGTGACAGTGAAGATGAATTTTTTGAATGTCTAAGTGACACAGAAGACCTCAAAGGAAATGgacaggaaaatggaaagaaaggaggagcaAAAGAAGGCAACAAAGAGCCTGTGAACTTAAAACCAGAAGGTCGTCTGCATCCACACGGGAAGCTGATGCTGCTGCATCCTGGAGAGCCTCTCTACGTTCCAATAACACAG GAACCAGCACCCATGACTGAGGATTTGCTGGAGGAGCAGTCTGAGGTGCTGGCAAAGCTGGGAACCTCAGCAGAAGGTGCTCACCTCCGGGCACGGATGCAGAGTGCCTGTCTGCTCTCAGACATGGAGTCTTTTAAG GCAGCGAATCCCGGCTGTTGCCTGGAGGACTTTGTGAGGTGGTACTCCCCTCGGGATTACATcgaggaggaggtggtggatgAGAAGGGGAATAAAATCATCAAGGGTGAGCTGAGCGCCCGGATGAAGATTCCCAGCAACATGTGGGTGGAGGCCTGGGAGACGGCAAAGCCCATCCCAGCGCGGAGGCAGAAGAGACTCTTCGATGACACCAGGGAGGCAGAGAAG GTGCTTCATTACCTTGCAGTTCAGAAACCAGCTGACCTTGCAAGGCACCTCCTGCCTTGCATCATCCATGCAGCTGTACTCAAGGTAAAGGATGAAG AAGCAGTAGAAGATATCTCTTCAGTCAAGAAGATAATCAAGCAGATAATATCTCATTCCAGCAAAGTACTACGGTTCCCCAATCCAGAGGACAAGAAGTTGGAA GAGATCATCGCTCAGATTATGAGTGTGGAAGCGATCATTGCCAGGGCAAGgtctctgaaagcaaaatttggTGTAGAGAAGTGTGAAaatgaggaggagaaagaagatcTACAAAG ATTTGTAAACTGTctcctggagcagccagaggTGTCAGTTGTGGGTGCAGGAAGAGGACCTGCTGGCAGCATCATTCACAAGCTGTTTGTGAATGCTCAGAGG CTGACTGAATCTTCTGATGAG GTTTCGACTGTTCCACcgctggaggaggagctgcgGCGCTCGGGCTGTGCGGAGGATCGCAGGCAGGGGGTGCAGTCGGAGTTCCCTCCGCCCACGGGCCGGGAGGTGATCCTGCGCTCGGCCGTGCCCCGGCCCGCGCCCTACTCCAAGGCGCTGCCGCAGCGCATGTACAGCGTCCTCACCAGGGAGGATTTCCGCCTGGCGGGGGCCTTCTCCGCCGACACCACCTTCTTCTGA